The following is a genomic window from Chryseobacterium ginsenosidimutans.
CCGGGGACAGGAATCATTAATAAGGAAGAAGATATTTACAATAAAAAAGACATTCTGATTACGGGAGTTTTTCCAGGAAAAGACCAGCTGGATAATTACATCATTGGTCCGATTGAATTAACGGAAGAACTTCTAAACCTACCTAAACATTCGGCTTATCAAATTGTAGTTAAATTAAAAAATTCGGACAATACAGATTCTGTAAAGCAGCAATTACTTTCTTCTCTCGGGAAAAATGTTGAAATTAAAACCAAGGAAGAAGAAAATGCGGCATTCTGGAAGATGATTAATACTGAAAAATTATTTATTTATTTAATTTTTGCTTTGGTAATTTTCATTACGACTTTCAATTTGGCGGGTGCTATTATTATTTTGCAGTTGGATAAAAAAGAGCAGGCAAAATCTCTTATTTCATTAGGCTTTCCTTTAAGTCATTTAAGACAAATTTATTTCTATACAGGAATTCTCATCGTCGTTTTAGGAGTAATTTCGGGTCTTATTCTTGGTACTGCACTTTGCTACTTCCAACAATATTCAGGGTTTTTCAAAGCTAATGAAACATTACCTTTTCCTGTAAAAATAGTAGGAAAAAACTACCTGACTGTAGCGATCACGGCATCAGTTTTTGGGATTGGTATTTCATGGGTATTTTCAAAAATAAGTAAAGAGTATATTACTAAAAATTAACACTATACGCATTCATTTTTTTGTACCTTTGGCTCCCAATTTTAAAAAATGAAACGTACTCTACTCTCTTTTCTAATGAGTTTTGCCTTTATCAGTGCATTTGCTCAGATTCCTACGGGATATTACGACGGAACTGCAGGCCTTACCGGAGCTGCTTTAAAAACTCAACTTAAACAAATTATTACGAATGGTCATGTCGACCATGGTTATAATGGTTTATGGACTGGCTACCAAACAACCGACCGCGATAATATTGCCGGAATTCCCGGATATGAAAACGACGGTACAATATTAGACATGTACTCTGAAAACCCATCCGGTACAGATACTTATACATTTAATTACGGAACCACTCAATGTGGTAGCTCAGGATATACTAATGAAGGAGACTGCTACAATAGAGAGCATGTAGTTCCTCAAAGTTTATTCAGTGAAAACTTTCCTATGAAGTCGGACATCAATTTTATTCGTCCTACTGATGGAAAAGTGAACGGCATGAGATCAAACTATCCATACGGAAAAGTAGGTACTACTACTTACATTTCTGAAAACGGATCAAAATTAGGCACTTCTGTTTCTCCTGGCTATTCTGGTACTGTTTTCGAACCGATTGATGCCTTCAAAGGAGATATTGCAAGAATGATCTTCTATTTTGTAACAAGATATGAAACTCAGCTTTCTGGTTTCTCTAGCGGGAATATGCTTGGAAATTCTGCATTCCCAGGATTACAGATTTGGGAGCTAAATCAATTATTGGCTTGGAATACTTTAGATCCTGTTTCTGCCGCTGAAATTGCAAGAAACAACGCATCTTATGTTTACCAGGGAAACAGAAATCCATATATTGATCACCCTGAATATGTAAATCAGATATGGGGAACACCGATTATTGACACTGAAGTACCAACTACTCCTACAAACCTTGCTGCAAACAGTCCTACATCAAATTCAATTTCTCTAAGCTGGACAGCTTCTACCGACAATATTGGTGTAACCGGTTATAGCATTTATGTAAATGGTGTTTTATACTCTACTGTGTCAGGAACAACTGCTACCGTTTCAGGATTAAACCCATCCACATCTTATACTTTCTATGTTATTGCCAACGATGCTTCAGGTAATATTTCTGCACAAAGCAACGTAGCAACAGAAACTACCCTTGCAGGACAACCAGGTGGCGGAAGTTGCGGAACAGAAAACTTCTCAAATATCCCGGCAGCTGCAACAAGCTATGCAACTCAGACATGGGCAAATAATGGCATTACGTGGACTGCAACTGATGCAAGAACAGACCAGACTATTAATGGTAAGGCAATCACAATAAGAAACGGTAATCTTACAAGCACTTCAATTTCGGGAGGTATCCAAAGTTTAACACTTACTGCACTATTGAAATTTACTGGCAGTGACAGTGCTTTAAATGTAGAAATCAACGGAACTCAGGTTGGTACAATACCTTACAACGGAGCGACTCCTACAACAACTACAATTAATAACATTAATGTGAGTGGAAATTTTATCATTAAAATTATTAATCCCGTTACTGGAAACAGAGTTGTCATCGATGATTTAAGCTGGACTTGTTTCAGTACATTAGGAACTGTTGAAACCACAAAAGATAAATCAGGTTTCACAATTTATCCCAATCCTGTTAAAAACAACGAGTTATTTGTAAAAGGAGAAAATCTAAACAGAATTTCAAAAGCACAGATCTATGATTTTTCAGGAAAACTAATCGAAACGATTGAAAATCCTTTTAAAAACTCTAATAAAATCAACCTTAAAGGTTTCGTAAAAGGAAATTACATTCTTAAAACAGATTCTTTCTCTACAAAATTCATTGTAGACTAAGACTTAAAAAATATTTTATATTAAGACCGGTTTTTTCCGGTCTTTTTTTTTATTTTTATAGTATGGATTCTAATAAAAAACTAGGTTTGATCGGAAGAAATATTTCCTATTCTTTTTCGAAAAAATTCTTTGAAGACAAATTTCAAAAACTAATGTTAAAAGGTTATTCTTATAACATATTTGATCTTAACGAAATTAATGAAATTGAAGGTATACTTTCTTCTCCAGATCTTTTGGGTTTCAACGTAACGATTCCGTACAAAGAAAAAATCATTGATTATTTGGATGATTTAAGTGATGAAGCAAAAAAAATTGGTGCAGTAAACTGTGTTTTAATTGAAAATGGAAAAAAAACAGGTTACAATACAGATGCTTTCGGTTTTGAAAAAACGTTACTTCTTCATAAAAAGCCACATCAAGATTCTGCTTTGATTTTAGGAGGCGGAGGTGCTGCAAAAGCCGTAAAATATGTTTTGGATAAACATGGTATTTCTTCAATTACAGTTTCCAGAAATTCTAAAACCAATTTTGAAAACCTAGATCATAAAACAGTAAAGAATCATAAAATTATTATTCAATGTACTCCCGTTGGAACCTTTCCGAATATTGATGACTGCTTGGTTTTCCCTTTTGAAGGAATCTCTGAAGATCATTTGATTATAGATTTAATTTACAATCCAAATTACACGCAATTCATTATTAAAGCTTCAGAAAAAGGAGCAAAAACAGTGAACGGTTATTACATGCTGGAACAGCAGGCAGAAAAAGCCTGGGAAATTTGGAATTTTCAAAAAAAATAACATAAATTAGTACTTTAATTGGCTTTTAGCTATATTTAGAAGATATTTTAACGCCACTCACAATAAATGATTTGCTATGATTACAGAAAACAATCTTTCTGAAAACGAAGAAAAGAAAAATTCCAATGAAGGATCTACGGAAGAAACATTAGAAAATACCGTATCCCAAGATGGAAAAGCACATGAAGGGGAAACCGAGCATGAAGAAGAACATGTAGATACAGATATTACTTTAGCCGATGCTTTGAAGGAAATGGAGAAAATCATCAATACGGCAAATGCCGGTGAAGACTTCAAAAAATTCAATCAGTTAAAAGAAAAAGCAAGTCATTTTATTCATGATGAGGTGGAAGATAAAAAACATGAATATGCGGAAGCTGGAAATCCTCCTGAAAATTTCAGCTACGAACACCCTTTGCAATCGAAATTTTCTGCTTTGGTGAATATTTTCAGAGAAAAGCACGACACCTACCAAAAAGGTCAGGAAGAAGAGCAAAAGAAAAATCTGGATCACCGCCAAAATATTATCGAAAGACTTAAAAACCTTTATACAAACTCAGAACCGGGAACCAATCTTTTTAAATCCATCCGCGATATTAAAGAAGAATGGTCAAATGCAGGACAGGTTGCTAAATCTGAATTTAAAATTCTTAATAATAATTATTTCCATCACCTGAACCAGTTTTATCAGATGCTGGATCTGAATAAAGAATTTCTTGAGCAGGAATACAGCCACAACCTGGAGAAAAGACAGCACATTATCGAGCGTGCAAAACAGCTTGAACATGAGCCTGTGATTCAAAAAGCATTAAACGAACTGCAATATCTTCATAAACTTTGGAAAGAAGAGGCGGAACCCGTTTCAGAAGAATTCCGTGAGAAAACATGGGAAGAGTTTAAGGAAATATCAAACAAAATTCACGAAAGAAAATCGGAACTTTCTGCAGCAATCGAAACTGAACAGAATGCCAATCTTGAAAAGAAGAATCAGATTATTGCCGAAATCAAAAAACTTTCTGAACCTTCTGAAAATCCGAACCATAATTATTGGCAGAATGCAATAAGAAGAGTGGAAGACCTTCGTTCAGAATTCTTAAAAACAGGAAGTGTTCCAAGAAAACTTTCTAACCAGAACTGGAATGAATTTAAAACAATTTTAAGAAGCTTCAATACAACAAAAAATACATATTATAAATCTTTAAAAGGTTCTCAGCAGGCAAATCTGGATGAAAAATTAAAATTAATCCAAACTGCACAGGATAATATGAACAACGAAGAATGGGAAATTGCTGTTCCGTTGTTTAAAAAGCTTCAGGAAGACTGGAAAAAAATCGGTCACGTTCCGAAAAGCATGACCAATAAGATCTGGGACGAATTCCGTGATGCATGTAATACTTTCTTCAACAACTACAGAGAAAAAAGTAATGCTTCTACGGATAACTGGAAAGAAAATTACAAAAATAAAAAAGCAATTCTTGACGATCTGAAAACCGTGACCGATGAAGATGGAAGTATTGAAAGAATTGAAGCCATAAAAACAGCATGGAACAACATCGGGAAAGTTCCGAGAGATAAAATTTCAATTAATACAGAATTCAACAAAACGTTGAGAGAAAAGCTGAAATTAAATAAGATTAACGAACTTGAACTTAAAGAAGAAGGCTTATCTGAAAATCAATTGACTGATAAAGCCAGAAAAATAAAGAGCCAAATCTCTGATCTGGAAGGTGAAATCGTGAAACTGGAAAATAACTTATCATTCTTTAAAAATCCATCGAGAGAAAATGCTATGTTAAAAGACACTTTCAATACGATCGACGAGAAAAAAGCTCATCTGGAAACATTAAAACAAAATCTTCACAATATAATTGCTGGAGAATAAATTCAATTTAAAATCTAAAAAGGCGGAGCAAAGCAATTTGTCTTCGCTTTTTTCTTTCATATGCAAGACGAATTTTACATAAAAAGATGTATCGAACTGGCTCAGAAAGCTATCGGTAAAACTTATCCCAATCCTTTAGTGGGAAGTGTGATTGTACATAACGGAAAAATCATTGGTGAAGGCTATCACCATAAAGCAGGAGAAAATCATGCAGAAATCAATGCCATTAATTCGGTTAAAGATAAAAGCCTGATTCCTGAATCTACGATTTATGTTTCTTTGGAGCCTTGCGCCCATTACGGAAAAACACCGCCCTGCGCTTTAAAAATCAAAGAACTTGGTTTCAAAAAAGTAGTGATTGGTGCAATGGATTCTCATGATAAAGTGAATGGTAAAGGAAAAAAAATCATTCAGGATGCAGGAATTGAAGCTGTTTCAGGAATTTTGGAAAAAGAATGTGTAGAATTGAATAAGAGATTTTTTACCTATCATGAAAAGAAAAGACCTTATATCATTTTGAAATGGGCAGAATCAGGTGACGGATTTTTAGATAAAAATTTTAAACCTACATCGATTTCTAATTCTTTAGTCAATCAATTTGTTCATCAGTTAAGAGCCGATGAACATGCGATTTTAGTAGGAACACAAACTGCTTTAAGTGATAACCCAAGTTTAACCGTAAGAAATGTTGAGGGAACAAATCCTGTAAGAATTTTAATTGATTTTGACCTAAAAGTTCCAACTGATTTAAGCATTTATAATAAGGAGGCTAAAACGCTTGTTTTTAATTCAATTAAAGAAGAAACTAAGGATAATATTTTATTCATAAAAATAGAAAAAGAAAATTTCCTACCCAATTTAATGAACGCATTGTATAAGGAACAAATCCAATCCATTATTATTGAAGGCGGAAGATTTACTTTGCAGGAATTTATCAATGCTAATCTTTGGGATGAAGCAATTATTATTAAAAATGAACATCTGAAACTTGAAAACGGAACAAAAGCTCCGAAGTTTGATTTTGAACCTGACAATTCTTTAAATTTTCGGGACAATGTAATTGAGAAATATATTAAATAATGTATTGAAAAAAAGTGATTTCATAAAATATTTAATTTAACATAATAAAATAATCTAACTTTATCATCTTTTACATATAAATAATTCATTAATTTGTTATACAACTAAACAAAATTATTATGAAAAATTT
Proteins encoded in this region:
- a CDS encoding ABC transporter permease — protein: MKNIAFYIASRYLLAKKGSTAVTFITWLAVGAMTVAVTAMFVIISVFSGLEDLNKDLISNLHADLTIKSSSGKTLKDFNKINTILKNNKEISHFSRVIEEKVYISYNGKGDIAYLRGVDSAYIKVNPIDKDVFYGSYPSFKYSNEVLMENSLDNRLSVPVSSNTDYATIFMPKPGTGIINKEEDIYNKKDILITGVFPGKDQLDNYIIGPIELTEELLNLPKHSAYQIVVKLKNSDNTDSVKQQLLSSLGKNVEIKTKEEENAAFWKMINTEKLFIYLIFALVIFITTFNLAGAIIILQLDKKEQAKSLISLGFPLSHLRQIYFYTGILIVVLGVISGLILGTALCYFQQYSGFFKANETLPFPVKIVGKNYLTVAITASVFGIGISWVFSKISKEYITKN
- a CDS encoding endonuclease produces the protein MKRTLLSFLMSFAFISAFAQIPTGYYDGTAGLTGAALKTQLKQIITNGHVDHGYNGLWTGYQTTDRDNIAGIPGYENDGTILDMYSENPSGTDTYTFNYGTTQCGSSGYTNEGDCYNREHVVPQSLFSENFPMKSDINFIRPTDGKVNGMRSNYPYGKVGTTTYISENGSKLGTSVSPGYSGTVFEPIDAFKGDIARMIFYFVTRYETQLSGFSSGNMLGNSAFPGLQIWELNQLLAWNTLDPVSAAEIARNNASYVYQGNRNPYIDHPEYVNQIWGTPIIDTEVPTTPTNLAANSPTSNSISLSWTASTDNIGVTGYSIYVNGVLYSTVSGTTATVSGLNPSTSYTFYVIANDASGNISAQSNVATETTLAGQPGGGSCGTENFSNIPAAATSYATQTWANNGITWTATDARTDQTINGKAITIRNGNLTSTSISGGIQSLTLTALLKFTGSDSALNVEINGTQVGTIPYNGATPTTTTINNINVSGNFIIKIINPVTGNRVVIDDLSWTCFSTLGTVETTKDKSGFTIYPNPVKNNELFVKGENLNRISKAQIYDFSGKLIETIENPFKNSNKINLKGFVKGNYILKTDSFSTKFIVD
- a CDS encoding shikimate dehydrogenase family protein, which encodes MDSNKKLGLIGRNISYSFSKKFFEDKFQKLMLKGYSYNIFDLNEINEIEGILSSPDLLGFNVTIPYKEKIIDYLDDLSDEAKKIGAVNCVLIENGKKTGYNTDAFGFEKTLLLHKKPHQDSALILGGGGAAKAVKYVLDKHGISSITVSRNSKTNFENLDHKTVKNHKIIIQCTPVGTFPNIDDCLVFPFEGISEDHLIIDLIYNPNYTQFIIKASEKGAKTVNGYYMLEQQAEKAWEIWNFQKK
- a CDS encoding DUF349 domain-containing protein; this translates as MITENNLSENEEKKNSNEGSTEETLENTVSQDGKAHEGETEHEEEHVDTDITLADALKEMEKIINTANAGEDFKKFNQLKEKASHFIHDEVEDKKHEYAEAGNPPENFSYEHPLQSKFSALVNIFREKHDTYQKGQEEEQKKNLDHRQNIIERLKNLYTNSEPGTNLFKSIRDIKEEWSNAGQVAKSEFKILNNNYFHHLNQFYQMLDLNKEFLEQEYSHNLEKRQHIIERAKQLEHEPVIQKALNELQYLHKLWKEEAEPVSEEFREKTWEEFKEISNKIHERKSELSAAIETEQNANLEKKNQIIAEIKKLSEPSENPNHNYWQNAIRRVEDLRSEFLKTGSVPRKLSNQNWNEFKTILRSFNTTKNTYYKSLKGSQQANLDEKLKLIQTAQDNMNNEEWEIAVPLFKKLQEDWKKIGHVPKSMTNKIWDEFRDACNTFFNNYREKSNASTDNWKENYKNKKAILDDLKTVTDEDGSIERIEAIKTAWNNIGKVPRDKISINTEFNKTLREKLKLNKINELELKEEGLSENQLTDKARKIKSQISDLEGEIVKLENNLSFFKNPSRENAMLKDTFNTIDEKKAHLETLKQNLHNIIAGE
- the ribD gene encoding bifunctional diaminohydroxyphosphoribosylaminopyrimidine deaminase/5-amino-6-(5-phosphoribosylamino)uracil reductase RibD; amino-acid sequence: MQDEFYIKRCIELAQKAIGKTYPNPLVGSVIVHNGKIIGEGYHHKAGENHAEINAINSVKDKSLIPESTIYVSLEPCAHYGKTPPCALKIKELGFKKVVIGAMDSHDKVNGKGKKIIQDAGIEAVSGILEKECVELNKRFFTYHEKKRPYIILKWAESGDGFLDKNFKPTSISNSLVNQFVHQLRADEHAILVGTQTALSDNPSLTVRNVEGTNPVRILIDFDLKVPTDLSIYNKEAKTLVFNSIKEETKDNILFIKIEKENFLPNLMNALYKEQIQSIIIEGGRFTLQEFINANLWDEAIIIKNEHLKLENGTKAPKFDFEPDNSLNFRDNVIEKYIK